Genomic window (Ruminococcus flavefaciens AE3010):
AATCCTGATGATCCTGATGCCTGGGATAGGGACTGGGGTCCTTTCGGGCCTTATGTACGCGAAAGCGATCGGCTCGCTGTAGTCGAAAGCGGTATTCGCACAAGATGATCATATACAGGTATAGGACAAAAAGGGATTTAATAATATATATACAGAAAGCTCCTCTCAGAGCCGCCGCAAGGTTTTGAGAGGAGCTTTTTCGGTCCATGCCGATAGGGTATTTCCGTTTTGCGGGAAAAAACTGCGATTTTTTGAAAAAAATTCCGAAAAACACTTGATTTTTGCGAAAAACCGTGGTATAATACTTTATGATGATAGTAAACCCAAAGACCGGAACCCTTCCGGTCTTTAGTATTTATATCGAAACTTAAACTTTACAGAGAAAGGAGAGACCCGATATATCGGGGAAAACTGCCTATGAAATTCAAAAAATTCGGCGGTACGGAACAAAAGGTATACGACCTTATCAAGCCCATAACCGACGAGCTGGGCTACTACCTCTGGGACGTGTGCTACGAAAAGGAAGGCGCCATGTGGTATCTCCGCGTGTTCATCGATCAGGACGAGGGCATAACCATTGCGGACTGTGAACGCGCCAACGCTCCTATCAGCGACATACTTGATGAGAAGGACCCCATTGCCCAGAGCTACATGCTTGAAGTGGGCTCGGCAGGTCTGGAGCGCGAGCTGGTCAAGGAGGAGCACTTTGAGGTCTGTCAGGGCGACACCGTAAGAGTTCACTTTATCAGAGCCATTGACGGCGAAAAGGAAATAGTCGCGCAGCTTGCAGGCGCAGACAAGGAGGGCGTAACAGTCGTCCTCGAAAGCGGAGAGGAAAAGAAGTTCCCTCTGGCGGATATAGCTTTTGTAAAGCTTTATCTGGATTTTTAACAATATTTGCTTAAAACCAAAATAAAATATATTGGAGGAATTTACAGACATGAACATGAACAAGGACTTTTTCAAGGCGCTCGAGGCACTCGGCGAGGAAAACAGCGTAGAGACCGAGCTTCTCATCGAAAAGGTTAAATCGGCAATGCTCAAGGCAGCAAGAAGAGCTTACCCCCACAGCGAGGAGAGGATTTCCGTTGAGATCGATCCCAAGACAAAGAAGTTCGAGATGTATATCAGACAGGATATCATCGACGATGAGCCTATCGATGAGAACGAGGTGAACATCGACGTTGCAAGGACTATGGATCCCAACGCTATGGTGGGCGGCACTATCATGAAGGAGCTTGACATCTCCAAGCTTGGCAGAATGGCTGCCCTCTCCGCAAAGCAGTCCATCAAGGGCGACCTGAGAGAGATAAACCGCGAGCAGATGCTCAGCAAGTTCGAGCAGAAGGAGCATGAGTGCATCACTGCCAAGGTATCACAGGTAGAGCCGGGCAGAGGTACAGTTACCGTAGTCTACGACGGAACAGAGCTCTATCTCTTCCGCAACGAGCAGATACCCGGCGAGAACCTTGAAGAGGGCAAGTCCGTAAAGGTATACATCACAGGCATCATCGGCAAGAACAAGAAGCCTGTAGTAAAGATCTCACGTACACATAAGGACCTCGTAAAGAGACTCTTCGAGCAGGAAGTCCCCGAGATATACGACGGAACTGTTGAAGTTAAGTCAATTTCACGTGAAGCAGGTTCAAGAACAAAGATCGCAGTTTGGTCAAAGGACGAGAACGTTGACGCAGTAGGCGCATGCATCGGTCCCAAGCGTTCAAGGATCACAGCTGTAGTCAACGAGCTCAGCGGCGAGAAGATAGACATTATCCCATGGAGCGAGGTCCCAGAGGAGTTCATCGCAAGAGCGCTTGCTCCAGCAGAGGTTCTCAAGACAGTCATCACCTCTATGGAGGAAAAGGCGTGCACAGTTATCGTTCCCAACAATCAGCTCTCACTTGCTATCGGCAACAAGGGTCAGAACGCTAAGCTTGCTGCAAAGCTCACAGGCTTCAAGATAGACATCAAGCCACAGTTCGACAACCTCACAGGCGAGGAAGCTCCCGAGATGAGCCCCGACTTTGTAGCTCCCGTGTTCGAGTCTGTTCCCGATGAGGAGGAGACCGCAGCTGAGGAGACAGCAGATATCGCTGAGGCTGAGGAGACAGCTCCTGCCGAGGAAACAGCAGAGGCAGCAGCTGAGGAAGAAGCTCCCGCAAACGAGGAATAATTATGAAACCTAAGAAAATACCCATGAGAATGTGTCTCGGCTGCAGCGAGATGAAGCCCAAAATGGAGCTTATCCGTGTAGTGAAGTCTCCCGAGGGCGATATAAGCCTTGACTTCAAGGGCAAGGCAGCAGGCAGAGGAGCGTATATCTGCCGCAGCCGTGAGTGTCTCGACAAAGCCAGAAAGGCAAGACGCTTTGAGAAATCATTCTCGTGCAAGATAGAGGACAGCGTTTACGAGGTGATGATGAATGAGCTCGGAGAAGAACCGCAGGATAATTAATCTGCTGGGAATATGCATTAGGGCAGGAAAAGTCGTAAAGGGCTTTGACAGCGCAGTTGAAGCCGCAAAGAACGGCACCGCCGTATGCCTGCTGACAGCTTCCGACGCTTCCCCCAAGACCGTCAAGGAGGTCCGCTACTACTGTGAAAAGTACGCCGTGAGACATTTTGAAGCCGATATAAGCAAGTTCGACGTCGGCAGGCTCTGCGGCAAGGAAACAGCTGTCATAGCTGTGACGGACAAGGGCTTTGCAGACGGCTTTGAGAAGATCATAGCAAACGACAAAATCTTTTGACGTTAACTATAATGTCCGAAATATCGCAGTAATGCGTTGATATAGATACGGATCATAATTTCGCCGTGACCTGCACGGCATAGTACAATGGAGGTAAATAAAGCCTATGGCAAAAAAGATAAAGTTAAGCGACGCAGCAAAGGATATCAACGTCCCTGCACAGGAAATAATCGATTATTTCGCTGAAAAGGGCGATAATAAAAAGAAAACAGGCTCTTCTCTCACAGAGGAGGAGATGAACGCAGTTCTCGAACACTACATGAAGAACCGCTATTCCGTGGATTCACTGAACGATTACTTCAACTCCAAGAACGATCCCCGTCCTGTAAAGGAGGAGGCTCCCAAGGCTGAGAAGAAGCCTGCCGCAAAGAAGACAGCAGCTGCTGCCGAGAAAAAGGAGAAGCCTGCCGAGAAGAAAGCGGAAAAGGCAGCTAAGGCTCCCGCAGCCGAGAAAAAGGCAGAGCCGAAGCAGGAGGCTCCCGCAAAGAAGGCAGAGCCTGAGAAGAAGCCTGAGAAGAAGCCCGAGAAGAAGCAGGAAGCAGCTCCCGTCAAGGAGACAGCTCCCAAGGCTGAGGTCAAGTCAGAGCCTGCAAAGTCTGCCGAGCCCGAGAAGAAGGCAGAGCCCGAAAAGAAGCAGGAGGAAGCTCCCAAGGCTGAGCCAAAGCCCGAGGTAAAGACTCCCGCTCCCGCACCCGAAAAGAAGAACGACAAGAAAAAGGACAAGAAAAAGACAGAGCCTGCAAAGGCTCAGGACAGAGGCGAGAGAACAAAGTTCAACGCCGCATTCAGCTCCGAGACGGCTCAGACATCAACTCAGCGCCGTACTGTCGATACAAGAGGAAGCTACGTTGACCTCGACAAGTACAACGAGAGATACGACCAGATGGCAGCCTCCAACAAGCACAAGAACGACAACTACTCTTCAAAGAAGCAGAAAATAAATCAGAAGTCCGCTCAGAGGACACGTCAGCAGTTCTCCAAGAAGGAGAGCGAGGCTGAGAAGCTCAAGAGACTGGAGCTGGAGAGAGCAAGAAAGCAGCAGCTCAAGGTACTTATCCCCGACAGCATCACAGTGGGAGAGCTGGCTACACGTCTTAAAGCTACAGCTACAGATGTTATCAAGCAGCTGATGAAGCTGGGCGTAATGGCTTCCATAAATCAGGAGATAGACTTCGATACAGCAGCTATCGTTGCAGACGAAATGGGTGCAAAGGTAGAAAAGGAAGTTATCGTTACTATCGAGGAGCGTCTTATCGACGATACCGACGACGACGATACAAACCTCCAGCCACGCTGCCCTGTTGTAGTTGTAATGGGACACGTTGACCACGGTAAGACTTCCATACTTGACCGTATCAGAAACGCTCACGTTGCAGCAGGCGAAGCAGGCGGCATCACACAGCACATCGGTGCTTATCAGGTAAATGTAAACGGACAGGACATCACATTCCTTGATACTCCCGGACATGAGGCATTCACTTCTATGCGTGCAAGAGGTGCTAATATCACAGATATCGCTATCCTCGTTGTTGCCGCAGACGACGGTATCATGCCCCAGACAGTCGAGTCCATCAACCACGCAAAGGCAGCAGGCGTATCCATTATAGTTGCTATCAACAAAATGGATAAGGAGGGGGCTAACCCCGACCGAATCAAGGAAGAGCTCACCAAGTACGACCTCGTATGCGAGGACTGGGGCGGTGACGTTATCTGCGTACCCGTATCAGCTAAGACAGGCGAGGGCATCGACGACCTTCTCGAGAACGTGCTTCTCGTTGCAGAGGTCAAGGAGCTTAAAGCTAACCCCGACAGACTTGCAAAGGGTACAGTTATCGAAGCTCGTCTTGACAAGGGCAGAGGTCCTATCGCAACACTCCTGGTACAGAACGGTACTCTGAAGCAGGGCGACGTTATCATCGCAGGCACAGCCGTTGGACGTGTAAGAGTTATGACCAACGACAAGGGCAGAACAGTCAAGGCAGCAGGTCCTTCCGTACCTGTTGAGATAACAGGTCTTGCAGAAGTTCCCAGCGCAGGCGATATCTTCAATGCTGTTGAGGACGAGAGACTGGCAAGAGAGCTTGTTGAGCAGAGAAAGCACGAGGCTAAGCAGGAGCAGTTCAACGCATACCGCAAGGTCACACTCGACAACCTGTTCAGCCAGATCGCAGAGGGCGAGATCAAGGAGCTCCCCATCGTTGTCAAGGCAGACGTACAGGGCTCTGTGGAGGCTGTAAAGCAGTCTCTTGAAAAGCTCTCCAACAACGAGGTAAGAGTAAGAGTTATCCACGGTGCAGTCGGTGCGGTAAAGGAGAGCGACGTAATGCTGGCTGCCGCTTCAAACGCTATCATCGTAGGCTTCAATGTAAGACCCGATCCAGTTGCTGCGGAGAATGCAGTCCGTGACGGCGTAGATATCAGACTCTACCGCATCATCTATGACGCGATAGAAGAGATATCTACAGCTATGAAGGGTATGCTGGCACCTAAGTTCCGCGATGTTGAGCAGGGACGTGTAGAGGTCCGTCAGGTATACAAGATCTCCAACGTTGGTATGGTAGCAGGAAGCTACGTACTCAGCGGTAAGGTTACAAGAGGCAGCAAGGTAAGAGTTGTCCGCGACGGTATCATCATCGCAGACGACGAAATAGCAGGACTCAAGCGTTTCAAGGACGACGCAAAGGAAGTAGCCGAGGGCTATGAGTGCGGTATCAGCCTTGAAAAGTTCAGCGATGTCAAGGAAGGCGATATCTTCGAGACCTACATCGTTGAGGAGTACCGCGAGGATTAATGACTTAATGATCTTTCAATAATGATAAAGGGGGAATCTTTATGGATAACAGCAGAATGAGTACTGCGGATATGCTGCAGTACTGCAATGAAGCACTGGCATGGGACGACTTCGGACCTATCGATATATTCTTCTTTGAATCGGTCAAGAAGATACTTCTCGGTCAGTGCAGTGCAATAGAGGCGCCCGAGCCCTATACAGACGACCTTATGGGCATCGAGCGTCCTGTACGCGATGTAGAGCTTGAACCTGAGTACGGCAACTATGCCGACATCTACTACGGCGAGGAGGGGGACGACGAGATCCCCGACTACAGCCTGACGGCTGAGGACGAGGCTTTTTCTGCGGATATCTTCGGGGGTGGCTTCTTTACGGAGCACGAAGGTGCAGAGGAAGGCGAGTCTGCCGAGGATGCTGAGGAGCCGAAGGCGGAAGAGGCTGAGGAAGCAGCCGAAAAGCCCGAGGATACCGAAGAGGAGAAAGCTTCCGGAAAAAAGTCAGCCACAAAGAAAACAGCGGCAAAGAAGCCTGCTAAAAAGACTTCAAAAAAGACCGCAAAGGCTGCCGACTCAGATAAGCATGAG
Coding sequences:
- the rimP gene encoding ribosome maturation factor RimP, whose protein sequence is MKFKKFGGTEQKVYDLIKPITDELGYYLWDVCYEKEGAMWYLRVFIDQDEGITIADCERANAPISDILDEKDPIAQSYMLEVGSAGLERELVKEEHFEVCQGDTVRVHFIRAIDGEKEIVAQLAGADKEGVTVVLESGEEKKFPLADIAFVKLYLDF
- the nusA gene encoding transcription termination factor NusA → MNMNKDFFKALEALGEENSVETELLIEKVKSAMLKAARRAYPHSEERISVEIDPKTKKFEMYIRQDIIDDEPIDENEVNIDVARTMDPNAMVGGTIMKELDISKLGRMAALSAKQSIKGDLREINREQMLSKFEQKEHECITAKVSQVEPGRGTVTVVYDGTELYLFRNEQIPGENLEEGKSVKVYITGIIGKNKKPVVKISRTHKDLVKRLFEQEVPEIYDGTVEVKSISREAGSRTKIAVWSKDENVDAVGACIGPKRSRITAVVNELSGEKIDIIPWSEVPEEFIARALAPAEVLKTVITSMEEKACTVIVPNNQLSLAIGNKGQNAKLAAKLTGFKIDIKPQFDNLTGEEAPEMSPDFVAPVFESVPDEEETAAEETADIAEAEETAPAEETAEAAAEEEAPANEE
- the rnpM gene encoding RNase P modulator RnpM is translated as MKPKKIPMRMCLGCSEMKPKMELIRVVKSPEGDISLDFKGKAAGRGAYICRSRECLDKARKARRFEKSFSCKIEDSVYEVMMNELGEEPQDN
- a CDS encoding L7Ae/L30e/S12e/Gadd45 family ribosomal protein, with amino-acid sequence MSSEKNRRIINLLGICIRAGKVVKGFDSAVEAAKNGTAVCLLTASDASPKTVKEVRYYCEKYAVRHFEADISKFDVGRLCGKETAVIAVTDKGFADGFEKIIANDKIF
- the infB gene encoding translation initiation factor IF-2, producing MAKKIKLSDAAKDINVPAQEIIDYFAEKGDNKKKTGSSLTEEEMNAVLEHYMKNRYSVDSLNDYFNSKNDPRPVKEEAPKAEKKPAAKKTAAAAEKKEKPAEKKAEKAAKAPAAEKKAEPKQEAPAKKAEPEKKPEKKPEKKQEAAPVKETAPKAEVKSEPAKSAEPEKKAEPEKKQEEAPKAEPKPEVKTPAPAPEKKNDKKKDKKKTEPAKAQDRGERTKFNAAFSSETAQTSTQRRTVDTRGSYVDLDKYNERYDQMAASNKHKNDNYSSKKQKINQKSAQRTRQQFSKKESEAEKLKRLELERARKQQLKVLIPDSITVGELATRLKATATDVIKQLMKLGVMASINQEIDFDTAAIVADEMGAKVEKEVIVTIEERLIDDTDDDDTNLQPRCPVVVVMGHVDHGKTSILDRIRNAHVAAGEAGGITQHIGAYQVNVNGQDITFLDTPGHEAFTSMRARGANITDIAILVVAADDGIMPQTVESINHAKAAGVSIIVAINKMDKEGANPDRIKEELTKYDLVCEDWGGDVICVPVSAKTGEGIDDLLENVLLVAEVKELKANPDRLAKGTVIEARLDKGRGPIATLLVQNGTLKQGDVIIAGTAVGRVRVMTNDKGRTVKAAGPSVPVEITGLAEVPSAGDIFNAVEDERLARELVEQRKHEAKQEQFNAYRKVTLDNLFSQIAEGEIKELPIVVKADVQGSVEAVKQSLEKLSNNEVRVRVIHGAVGAVKESDVMLAAASNAIIVGFNVRPDPVAAENAVRDGVDIRLYRIIYDAIEEISTAMKGMLAPKFRDVEQGRVEVRQVYKISNVGMVAGSYVLSGKVTRGSKVRVVRDGIIIADDEIAGLKRFKDDAKEVAEGYECGISLEKFSDVKEGDIFETYIVEEYRED